The Gemella haemolysans genome includes a region encoding these proteins:
- a CDS encoding dihydrofolate reductase, with amino-acid sequence MLSLIVAYDKNKSIGQENTIPWRLKSDMLRVKELTTNQTIIMGRKTLDSIGKALPNRINRVLTRDKNSLKHYSNIEIYSDDSILENIETEKAYIFGGGTIYSKFFDKCDELFITEVDTIVEADTKFPDFDENEWDLLSREEFKKDDNNEFNYSFLHYIRKRKE; translated from the coding sequence ATGTTATCACTAATAGTTGCATATGATAAGAATAAATCCATAGGTCAAGAAAATACTATTCCTTGGCGTTTAAAGAGTGATATGTTGCGAGTTAAAGAGTTAACTACAAATCAAACAATTATCATGGGACGTAAAACACTAGATAGTATAGGAAAAGCTTTACCTAATCGTATAAATAGAGTTTTGACTCGGGACAAAAATTCCTTAAAACATTATTCAAATATAGAAATCTATTCAGATGATTCAATTTTAGAAAATATCGAGACTGAAAAGGCATATATATTTGGTGGTGGAACGATTTATAGTAAATTTTTTGATAAATGTGATGAATTGTTTATCACTGAAGTAGATACAATAGTAGAAGCTGATACAAAGTTTCCTGATTTTGATGAAAATGAATGGGACTTGTTAAGTCGAGAAGAATTTAAAAAAGATGATAATAATGAATTTAACTATTCATTTTTACACTACATAAGAAAAAGGAAGGAGTAG
- the mltG gene encoding endolytic transglycosylase MltG: MREDKIRRRKELRKKNRKRKSIIPIILTVFVVVGIAVLSIFYYMTTPVDKSNNKDITVEVKENYGSARIAQELKAKGLIKNEEVFKIYSRLTPNTTFYVGSFKLKQSMSLSQIIQELGAKNKGKTGNTFALIEGDSILKISKNLEKTKLDPKEFLEKVNDGVFIKKLQAQFPELITDEIYGKDIKYALEGYLYPAIYDLKDDETVESLITKMVKLSNEKIVPLYKKNNKSWNIGGQNKQVSIHQYMTLASILEKESTKSDENRLIASVFLNRLAQGMRLQTDPSANYAADKLTGAPTQAELSLNSPYNTYTNIGLPPGPISSIGSESFEALNNAENTDYVYFLHATKDGKAYFSKTYPEHEKLAKEHIEGYIPSSS; encoded by the coding sequence ATGAGAGAAGATAAGATAAGAAGAAGAAAAGAACTGAGAAAAAAGAATAGAAAAAGAAAATCTATCATTCCTATAATACTGACAGTATTTGTTGTTGTAGGTATAGCAGTACTATCAATATTTTATTACATGACAACCCCGGTTGATAAAAGTAATAATAAGGATATTACAGTAGAAGTAAAAGAAAATTATGGAAGTGCGAGAATAGCACAAGAATTAAAAGCAAAAGGTTTAATCAAAAACGAAGAGGTATTTAAAATATATTCTAGATTAACACCGAATACAACTTTTTATGTTGGTAGCTTTAAATTAAAACAAAGCATGAGCTTATCTCAAATTATACAAGAATTAGGAGCTAAAAATAAAGGTAAAACAGGTAATACGTTTGCTTTAATCGAAGGTGACAGTATTTTGAAAATTTCTAAGAATCTAGAAAAGACAAAACTAGATCCTAAAGAATTTTTAGAAAAAGTTAATGACGGCGTATTTATTAAAAAACTACAAGCTCAGTTCCCTGAGTTAATAACAGATGAGATTTACGGTAAAGATATTAAATATGCTTTAGAAGGATACTTATATCCAGCTATTTATGATTTAAAAGATGATGAAACAGTTGAGAGTTTAATTACTAAGATGGTTAAATTATCTAATGAAAAAATAGTACCGTTATACAAAAAGAATAATAAATCATGGAACATTGGTGGACAAAATAAACAAGTGTCTATCCATCAATATATGACGCTTGCTAGTATCTTGGAGAAAGAGTCTACAAAATCAGATGAGAACAGATTAATTGCTAGTGTATTCTTGAATAGACTTGCACAAGGTATGAGATTACAAACTGATCCATCAGCAAACTATGCTGCAGATAAACTTACAGGCGCACCGACGCAAGCAGAATTATCATTGAATTCTCCATATAATACTTATACTAATATCGGTTTACCACCTGGTCCAATTTCTTCAATTGGTTCAGAATCATTCGAAGCGTTAAATAATGCGGAAAATACGGATTATGTTTATTTCTTACATGCAACAAAAGATGGAAAAGCATATTTCTCTAAAACATATCCAGAACACGAGAAGTTAGCTAAGGAACATATTGAAGGTTATATTCCATCGAGTAGCTAG
- a CDS encoding DUF1292 domain-containing protein — MQEKDLKNISIDNTEEVYTLSTLEGEEKEYRKILEFTNPTNGNLYYIFAEEETIDEEEISIFPMVCIEDGEDAVRFEPVETDEEYDMISEVLDTFYYDESE; from the coding sequence ATGCAAGAAAAAGATTTAAAAAACATTAGTATTGATAATACTGAAGAGGTGTATACACTTAGTACTTTAGAAGGTGAAGAAAAAGAATACCGTAAAATTTTAGAATTTACTAACCCTACAAATGGTAATCTTTACTATATCTTCGCTGAGGAAGAAACAATTGATGAAGAGGAAATTAGTATTTTCCCAATGGTATGTATAGAAGATGGAGAAGACGCTGTTCGTTTTGAACCAGTAGAAACAGATGAAGAATATGATATGATTTCTGAAGTTTTAGATACTTTTTATTACGACGAAAGTGAGTAA
- a CDS encoding DegV family protein: MEKVKIIIDSSSDLTFDEIEKYNVEVIPLTINIDGNEYDYRTISNDEYIERMRTATSYSTSQPAIGKFLEAYERWTKEGYKIIVLTLSSALSGTYNTAVTASSEFEGVYVVDSKTTTRGMVFLLKECLKQLEEQVAVETIVESLREKAKNILTYVTIDKLDNLVKGGRLSKSQALIGGLLNIKVLTQLKEKELVALDKVRGKKKLVQTLIKHIQEEKQDKTIKSISLPNSLADEYVALIKSELKETFGYEVNEDEIFTTTPIISTHTGENAVGILVELV, translated from the coding sequence ATGGAAAAAGTAAAAATTATTATTGATTCATCAAGTGATTTAACGTTTGATGAAATAGAAAAATATAATGTTGAAGTAATTCCTCTTACAATTAATATTGATGGAAATGAGTATGATTACCGTACAATAAGTAATGATGAATATATAGAAAGAATGAGAACAGCTACTAGTTATTCAACTAGTCAACCTGCAATTGGTAAGTTTTTAGAAGCTTATGAAAGATGGACAAAAGAAGGCTATAAAATTATTGTTTTAACTCTTTCATCTGCCTTAAGTGGAACTTATAATACTGCTGTTACTGCAAGTTCTGAATTTGAAGGTGTTTATGTTGTAGATAGTAAAACTACAACTCGTGGAATGGTATTTTTATTAAAAGAATGTCTAAAACAATTAGAAGAACAGGTAGCTGTTGAAACGATTGTAGAAAGCTTAAGAGAAAAAGCTAAAAATATTTTAACATACGTTACAATCGATAAACTTGACAATTTGGTAAAAGGTGGTAGACTAAGTAAGTCACAAGCTTTAATCGGAGGTCTTTTAAATATAAAAGTTTTAACTCAGTTAAAAGAGAAAGAATTAGTTGCTTTAGATAAAGTTCGTGGTAAGAAAAAATTAGTTCAGACTTTAATTAAACATATTCAAGAAGAAAAACAAGATAAAACTATAAAAAGTATAAGTTTACCTAATTCATTAGCTGATGAATATGTAGCTTTAATTAAGTCAGAATTAAAAGAAACATTTGGTTATGAAGTAAATGAAGATGAAATATTTACGACAACACCAATTATTTCGACACATACAGGAGAAAATGCAGTAGGTATCTTAGTAGAGTTAGTATAA
- a CDS encoding Nif3-like dinuclear metal center hexameric protein, whose protein sequence is MRTVKDVFIHLNKLADVKLAENWDNVGLLLGNNNNEVNKVLVCLDVTTDVVEEAIANKVNLIVSHHPLIFKPLKSLDFTSDFKSRIIRDLIKNDISVISFHTNLDSATLGLNDYLAKLLKLEDIQVLFEHNIDKTAGLGRIGKLSSPLKYSNFITYLKDKFSLENVAAVIGDEKEISTVALLGGSGADFIYTLPEVDVYLTGDVGYHVALDAIEMKKNIIDIGHFTESLVKDLLLDYISELNVEVIKSTVEKSPFTIL, encoded by the coding sequence GTGAGAACGGTAAAAGATGTATTTATTCATTTAAATAAACTAGCTGATGTTAAGTTAGCAGAAAATTGGGATAATGTTGGATTGTTGTTAGGAAACAATAATAATGAGGTAAATAAAGTGTTAGTATGTTTAGATGTAACTACTGACGTCGTAGAAGAAGCTATAGCTAATAAAGTTAATCTAATAGTTTCACATCATCCTCTTATCTTTAAACCATTAAAATCTTTAGATTTTACTTCTGATTTTAAATCGAGAATTATTCGTGATTTGATAAAAAATGATATCTCAGTTATTTCATTTCATACAAATTTAGATTCTGCGACTTTAGGTCTTAATGATTATTTAGCTAAACTTCTTAAATTAGAAGATATACAAGTATTATTTGAACATAATATAGATAAAACAGCTGGTTTAGGAAGAATTGGAAAATTAAGTAGTCCACTGAAATATAGTAACTTTATTACTTATTTAAAAGATAAATTTTCATTAGAAAATGTGGCGGCTGTTATTGGTGATGAAAAGGAAATCTCTACTGTTGCATTATTAGGAGGAAGTGGAGCTGATTTTATTTATACATTACCAGAAGTAGATGTATATTTAACTGGTGATGTAGGTTATCATGTAGCACTTGATGCAATAGAAATGAAAAAAAATATAATTGATATTGGTCATTTTACTGAAAGTCTTGTAAAAGACTTACTTTTAGATTATATCTCAGAATTAAATGTAGAGGTAATAAAATCAACAGTTGAAAAATCACCATTTACAATACTATAA
- a CDS encoding thymidylate synthase produces MVDKEYLKLCQHILDNGIEKEDRTGVGTKSVFGYQMKFDLSEGFPLLTTKKVNFNLVWSELLWFIKGDTNIKFLLENKNNIWNEWAFKKWIESEKYTGPDMTDFGHRTLVDEEFSKQYKEQMAIFKERVLTDESFSEKYGDLGNVYGKQWRNFNGIDQLKNVVEQIKTNPSSRRLIVSSWNPAEVDTMALPPCHSLFQFYVNDGKLSCQLYQRSGDVFLGVPFNIASYSLLTILIAKECGLEVGEFVHTLGDAHIYKNHFDQVKEQMSRTPYSLPELKVNDFESIFDLKIEDVEVVNYESHPFIKAPIAV; encoded by the coding sequence GTGGTAGATAAAGAGTATTTAAAATTATGTCAGCACATTCTAGATAATGGAATAGAAAAAGAAGATAGAACTGGTGTAGGTACGAAAAGTGTCTTCGGTTATCAGATGAAGTTCGATCTTTCTGAAGGATTTCCTTTATTAACTACTAAGAAAGTAAATTTTAATTTAGTTTGGTCAGAATTACTGTGGTTTATAAAAGGTGATACTAATATCAAGTTTTTATTAGAAAATAAAAATAACATATGGAATGAATGGGCATTTAAAAAGTGGATAGAAAGTGAAAAATATACTGGTCCTGATATGACAGATTTTGGTCATAGAACATTGGTTGATGAGGAATTTTCTAAACAATACAAGGAACAAATGGCGATATTTAAAGAACGAGTACTTACAGACGAGAGCTTTTCAGAAAAATATGGTGATTTAGGTAATGTTTATGGGAAACAATGGAGAAACTTTAACGGTATTGATCAACTTAAAAATGTAGTGGAGCAGATTAAAACTAATCCATCTTCACGACGTTTAATAGTTTCATCATGGAATCCGGCAGAAGTAGATACTATGGCTTTACCACCATGTCATTCACTATTCCAATTTTATGTGAATGATGGTAAATTAAGTTGTCAATTATATCAACGAAGCGGAGATGTTTTCTTAGGAGTTCCATTTAATATTGCATCTTATTCACTGCTTACTATATTAATAGCTAAAGAATGTGGTCTTGAGGTTGGTGAATTTGTTCATACACTTGGTGATGCACATATTTATAAAAATCATTTTGATCAAGTAAAAGAACAAATGTCTAGAACACCATATTCTTTACCTGAATTAAAGGTCAACGACTTTGAAAGTATCTTTGATCTTAAGATTGAAGATGTTGAAGTTGTTAATTATGAAAGTCATCCATTCATTAAAGCACCAATAGCTGTTTAG
- the coaBC gene encoding bifunctional phosphopantothenoylcysteine decarboxylase/phosphopantothenate--cysteine ligase CoaBC, which produces MNILLIVSGGIAAYKSIDLSSSLVKKGNDVRVILTENAKNFVTELPFQSLTKNRVYTNTFDELNENEIQHIDLTKWADKIIVAPATANIISKFSCGIADDLATSLMLAVQDVTKVYIVPAMNTVMFNNPIIKENISKLLKLGFNFVEPDSGLLACGDVGKGKFPTVEKIEKAVFSETELDLKGKKVLVTAGPTKEFIDPFRCLTNPSTGKMGIAIANEFKKRGAEVILVTSVKNDTILNGIKVLDVVSTKDMFEAVKNNFKDCDYIVKAAAVSDYTPVLVFDKKVKKQDGNLTMEFERTQDILKYVGENKTEEQIVVGFAAETNDLLAYAREKIVKKNLDYIVANDISQKDIGFGSDNNEVCIIDKFNNITKIDKSSKTNIAKEIVDTVTK; this is translated from the coding sequence ATGAATATTTTACTGATAGTTTCTGGTGGAATTGCGGCATATAAATCTATTGATTTATCTAGTTCCCTAGTGAAGAAAGGTAACGATGTTAGGGTTATACTTACAGAAAATGCAAAGAACTTTGTGACAGAACTACCTTTTCAATCATTAACTAAAAATAGAGTGTATACTAATACTTTCGATGAATTAAATGAAAATGAAATTCAACATATTGATTTAACTAAATGGGCAGATAAAATAATTGTAGCACCAGCTACTGCAAATATAATTTCAAAATTTTCGTGTGGAATTGCTGATGACTTAGCAACTTCTCTTATGTTAGCTGTTCAGGATGTAACAAAAGTATATATTGTTCCTGCAATGAATACAGTTATGTTTAACAACCCTATTATTAAAGAGAATATAAGCAAGCTTTTGAAACTAGGTTTTAATTTTGTTGAGCCTGATAGTGGATTGTTGGCTTGCGGTGATGTCGGGAAAGGAAAATTTCCAACAGTAGAAAAAATTGAAAAAGCTGTTTTCTCTGAGACAGAGTTAGACTTGAAAGGAAAAAAAGTTTTAGTAACTGCTGGTCCTACTAAGGAATTCATAGATCCGTTTAGATGTCTAACTAATCCATCTACTGGAAAAATGGGGATTGCTATAGCTAACGAATTTAAGAAAAGAGGAGCTGAAGTAATTTTAGTAACTAGTGTGAAGAATGATACTATTTTAAATGGTATAAAGGTATTAGATGTTGTTAGTACAAAGGATATGTTTGAAGCGGTAAAAAATAATTTTAAAGATTGCGATTATATAGTTAAGGCAGCTGCAGTATCTGATTATACCCCTGTACTTGTCTTTGATAAAAAAGTAAAAAAACAAGATGGAAATCTTACAATGGAGTTTGAGAGAACTCAAGATATATTGAAATATGTTGGTGAAAATAAAACAGAAGAACAAATTGTTGTAGGATTTGCTGCTGAAACTAACGATCTTCTTGCATATGCTAGAGAAAAAATAGTTAAGAAAAATTTAGATTATATAGTGGCAAACGATATATCTCAAAAAGATATCGGTTTTGGAAGTGATAATAATGAGGTGTGTATTATTGACAAATTCAATAATATAACAAAAATTGATAAATCTAGTAAGACAAACATAGCTAAAGAAATTGTAGATACTGTTACTAAGTAA
- the ruvX gene encoding Holliday junction resolvase RuvX, with protein MLDKRIMGLDYGSKTIGVAVSDLLGLTAQGIETININEQIKDFKIKRIKELVQEHNVGKIVVGLPKNMDNSVGFRGEATLFFVEVLKKKIKNVEIILQDERLTTMGAERVLLEANVSRKKRKDVIDKMAAVLILQTYLDKLN; from the coding sequence ATGTTAGATAAGAGAATAATGGGCCTTGATTACGGATCAAAAACTATAGGTGTTGCTGTTAGTGATTTGTTAGGCTTGACTGCACAAGGTATTGAGACTATTAATATCAACGAGCAGATAAAAGATTTTAAAATTAAAAGGATTAAAGAATTAGTTCAAGAGCATAATGTAGGAAAAATTGTTGTTGGCCTTCCTAAAAATATGGATAATTCTGTAGGTTTTAGAGGTGAAGCCACATTATTTTTTGTAGAAGTTTTGAAAAAGAAGATAAAGAATGTTGAAATAATTCTACAAGATGAACGTTTAACTACTATGGGTGCTGAAAGAGTACTTCTTGAAGCGAATGTTTCAAGGAAGAAAAGAAAAGATGTTATTGATAAAATGGCTGCAGTATTAATATTACAGACATATTTAGATAAATTAAATTAA
- a CDS encoding RsmE family RNA methyltransferase: MQQYFLNEELNVESTYELSKDDSNHIVRIMRKKINDKVYVVFNNEIKYICNIIDNNVDKVLITPYEQVDGSNELPTKITVAIPPLKNDKIEYLIQKLTELGVSNIILFNSERNIAKIKKDKVDSKLNRWNKIIKEAAEQSKRNIIPDITYVDSLKELILFSENYDYKVVAYEKESVNEDNVNFKRLLNSDLNNKNVIAVFGSEGGLSEQEIYNLLDDNFEVIGLGKRILRAETAPLYFVSCVSYFSEFK, translated from the coding sequence ATGCAACAGTATTTTTTAAATGAAGAATTGAATGTTGAATCAACATATGAATTATCAAAAGATGACAGCAATCATATTGTCAGAATAATGAGAAAAAAAATTAATGATAAAGTATATGTAGTATTTAATAATGAAATTAAGTACATTTGTAATATTATAGATAATAATGTAGATAAAGTTCTAATAACACCATATGAACAGGTAGATGGTAGTAATGAACTTCCAACAAAAATAACGGTGGCTATTCCGCCTTTGAAGAATGATAAAATAGAGTACTTAATTCAGAAGCTTACTGAACTTGGAGTAAGTAATATTATTTTATTTAACTCTGAACGTAATATAGCAAAAATTAAAAAAGATAAAGTGGATTCTAAATTAAATAGATGGAATAAGATTATAAAAGAAGCGGCTGAGCAATCAAAACGTAATATTATACCTGATATAACTTATGTGGATAGTTTGAAAGAATTAATTTTATTTAGTGAAAATTACGATTATAAAGTTGTTGCTTATGAGAAAGAATCTGTAAATGAAGATAACGTTAATTTTAAGAGATTATTAAATTCTGATTTAAATAATAAAAACGTTATTGCAGTTTTTGGTAGTGAAGGTGGTCTTTCAGAACAAGAAATCTATAATTTATTAGATGATAATTTTGAAGTAATTGGCCTAGGAAAAAGAATATTAAGAGCTGAGACGGCACCTCTGTACTTTGTGAGTTGTGTTAGTTATTTTAGTGAATTCAAGTAA
- a CDS encoding IreB family regulatory phosphoprotein, with product MTNFDETRLFDSNFYDKNDIHNILKNVVETIKQRGYDPINQLMGYIKTADPVYIPRDNHAREQIRLIDMDDILEYLLYFFIQES from the coding sequence ATGACAAATTTCGATGAAACAAGATTATTTGATAGCAATTTTTATGATAAAAATGATATTCACAACATATTAAAAAATGTTGTTGAAACAATAAAACAGCGTGGGTATGATCCTATTAATCAATTAATGGGATATATTAAAACTGCTGATCCAGTATACATTCCTAGAGATAATCATGCAAGGGAGCAAATAAGATTAATAGATATGGATGATATACTAGAGTACTTATTATACTTTTTTATACAGGAGTCGTAG
- the priA gene encoding replication restart helicase PriA — protein sequence MYAEVIVDVNNHSVDQSFYYLIPDEIKEHDLVGYRVEVPFGTRVVQGYVVNVSEKYNRGYDRDNFKSIKKLKDDFPILTKEMLLLSKVMADELFCTRIQAIETLIPTTLKNKYVEYYELIDANKTLLFDYAKYFDKNYLVEKKKFEKIFSIEQIGYLISLKAIKLISKVKEINNNITEEFYILGDISNVKLTKKQQIIVDYLSKNEKIKKSDVKEILNIGPTVTKKLLEQNVIRIIEEEVIPEINTTILQNETELSKYQREIYDSIAKNYNTNKFNEYLLHGVTGSGKTEIYIKLVEESLRNGKDAIVLVPEIILTPQIEKKFKKIFNENIAVIHSRLNTKEKYNEWKKIKDGKVKICLGTRSAIFAPFENLGIIIIDEEHENSYKQTESPRYDAKDIAKKRGIYNKCTVVYASATPSVDLYYNFEKNNPNNLLTLTHRFNNNLPKINIVHTEDKEKVIADELLVKIKEKIDKKEQVLLLMNKRGYTNFIRCFTCGHLYKCENCDISLNYHKHDNSLRCHFCGYHKKISNIKKCCEHPELVSGNYGIQKVEEYLIQHISDVRITRMDSDTTSRKGAYEKLLTDFKKHKSDILLGTQMISKGLDFPNITLVGVLSIDSMIAIPSFKANEKLFQLLVQTAGRAGRSEKEGEVVFQTNIASNILDYAIDHSYERFYKYELNRRKLIDYPPFCKISFITIKGYDEVKTEQVAKMIYNFISKKLSGISILGPNKSLFYKINNEFKYNLAIRYNDEEYSKLHPLLKYINDYFAESFSKEKITITIDNSALDFM from the coding sequence ATGTATGCTGAAGTTATTGTCGATGTAAATAATCATAGTGTCGATCAGAGTTTTTACTATTTAATTCCTGATGAAATTAAGGAACATGATCTTGTAGGTTATAGAGTGGAAGTTCCTTTTGGCACTCGTGTAGTTCAAGGATATGTTGTTAATGTTAGTGAAAAATATAACAGGGGATACGATAGAGATAACTTTAAAAGTATAAAAAAATTAAAAGATGACTTTCCAATTTTAACTAAAGAAATGCTTCTTTTATCTAAAGTTATGGCAGATGAACTTTTTTGCACTAGAATTCAAGCTATAGAAACGCTAATTCCGACGACATTAAAAAATAAATATGTCGAGTATTACGAGTTGATAGATGCGAACAAAACTTTACTATTTGATTATGCTAAGTACTTTGATAAGAACTACTTAGTTGAAAAGAAAAAGTTTGAAAAAATTTTTTCAATCGAACAAATTGGATATTTAATCTCGCTAAAAGCCATAAAACTTATAAGTAAAGTTAAAGAAATAAATAATAATATTACGGAAGAATTCTATATTCTAGGTGATATTAGTAATGTTAAACTAACAAAGAAACAACAGATAATTGTTGATTACCTTAGTAAGAATGAGAAGATAAAGAAATCGGATGTTAAAGAAATATTAAATATTGGACCTACAGTAACGAAAAAATTATTAGAACAAAATGTTATCCGTATTATTGAAGAAGAAGTAATTCCTGAGATTAACACGACTATTTTACAAAATGAAACAGAACTAAGTAAATATCAACGAGAAATCTATGATAGTATTGCAAAAAATTATAATACTAATAAATTCAATGAATATCTTCTCCATGGTGTTACAGGATCTGGGAAAACTGAAATATATATTAAATTAGTTGAAGAAAGTTTGAGAAATGGAAAAGATGCTATTGTTCTTGTTCCAGAAATAATTTTAACACCACAAATAGAGAAAAAATTCAAGAAAATTTTTAATGAAAACATTGCTGTAATTCATTCTAGATTGAATACTAAAGAGAAATATAACGAATGGAAAAAGATTAAAGACGGTAAGGTTAAAATTTGTCTTGGAACTAGATCTGCTATTTTTGCCCCATTTGAAAATCTAGGTATTATAATTATTGATGAAGAACATGAAAATAGTTATAAACAAACTGAATCTCCAAGATATGATGCTAAAGATATCGCAAAAAAGCGTGGTATTTATAATAAATGTACTGTAGTGTATGCCAGTGCAACGCCATCTGTTGATTTATATTATAATTTTGAAAAGAATAATCCTAATAATTTATTAACTTTAACGCATAGATTTAATAATAATTTACCAAAAATTAATATTGTTCATACAGAAGATAAAGAAAAAGTAATAGCTGATGAATTACTTGTTAAGATTAAGGAAAAAATTGACAAAAAAGAACAGGTATTATTATTGATGAATAAAAGAGGATATACTAATTTTATTCGTTGTTTTACCTGTGGTCATTTATATAAATGTGAGAACTGCGATATAAGTTTAAATTATCATAAACACGATAATTCGTTACGTTGTCATTTTTGTGGATATCATAAAAAAATTTCAAATATAAAAAAATGTTGCGAACATCCAGAGTTAGTTTCAGGTAACTATGGAATTCAAAAGGTAGAGGAATATTTGATTCAACATATATCAGATGTAAGAATAACAAGGATGGATTCAGATACGACTAGTCGAAAAGGTGCATATGAGAAGCTATTAACTGATTTTAAAAAACATAAATCAGATATACTTTTAGGGACTCAAATGATATCAAAAGGTCTGGATTTCCCCAATATTACTTTAGTTGGAGTACTATCAATTGACAGTATGATAGCTATACCGAGTTTTAAAGCGAATGAGAAGCTATTTCAGTTATTAGTTCAAACAGCAGGAAGAGCTGGAAGAAGCGAAAAAGAAGGCGAAGTTGTGTTTCAAACAAATATAGCGAGCAATATATTGGATTATGCAATTGATCATAGTTACGAGAGATTTTATAAGTACGAATTAAATCGCCGTAAACTCATTGACTATCCGCCGTTCTGTAAAATTTCATTTATTACGATAAAAGGTTATGATGAAGTGAAAACAGAACAGGTTGCAAAGATGATTTATAACTTTATAAGTAAAAAACTTAGTGGTATTTCTATTCTTGGTCCGAATAAAAGCTTATTCTATAAGATTAATAATGAGTTCAAGTATAATTTGGCAATAAGGTATAATGATGAGGAATATAGTAAATTACATCCGCTTTTGAAGTATATAAATGATTATTTTGCAGAAAGTTTTTCAAAAGAGAAGATAACTATAACAATAGATAATTCAGCTTTAGATTTTATGTGA
- a CDS encoding DivIVA domain-containing protein translates to MSIELNLTAKEIYEKEFKKTRVKGYSEEDVNDYLDLIIEDYMKLDKLLTRLKELEIENQNLKIKIEAIKNASREDKPAQVTNLDILKRLSKLETAVFGPNHSDHDLY, encoded by the coding sequence ATGAGTATTGAATTAAATTTAACAGCTAAAGAAATATATGAAAAAGAATTTAAAAAAACTAGAGTAAAGGGTTATAGTGAAGAAGATGTAAATGATTATTTGGACTTAATAATTGAAGACTATATGAAACTTGATAAACTACTTACTCGTTTAAAAGAATTAGAAATTGAAAATCAAAATCTTAAAATTAAAATTGAGGCTATAAAAAATGCTAGTCGAGAGGATAAACCAGCACAGGTTACTAATTTAGACATATTAAAAAGATTATCTAAACTTGAAACAGCTGTTTTTGGTCCTAATCATTCTGATCATGATTTATATTAA
- the mntR gene encoding transcriptional regulator MntR, whose amino-acid sequence MAKTTPTMEDYIEVIYSLVKNKGYARSADIAEKLEVYPSTVTKMLKKLDVEGYIVYEKYRGIALTEQGEKMGEYALTRHELLEDFLRLIGVDEDKIYEEVEGIEHHFGKSSLEKIKDLMKYLKENNYKA is encoded by the coding sequence ATGGCAAAAACAACACCAACGATGGAAGATTATATAGAAGTGATATATTCATTAGTAAAGAATAAAGGTTATGCTAGAAGTGCTGATATCGCAGAAAAATTAGAAGTATATCCTTCTACAGTAACTAAAATGTTAAAAAAGCTTGATGTCGAAGGATACATCGTGTACGAAAAGTATAGAGGAATTGCACTTACTGAACAAGGTGAGAAAATGGGCGAATATGCCTTAACTCGTCATGAATTATTAGAAGATTTCCTTAGACTTATTGGAGTAGACGAAGATAAAATATATGAAGAAGTTGAAGGAATTGAACATCATTTTGGTAAGAGTTCATTAGAAAAAATAAAAGACTTAATGAAATATTTAAAAGAAAACAACTATAAAGCGTAA